A stretch of Catenulispora sp. GP43 DNA encodes these proteins:
- a CDS encoding pilin — MLFSATHSPAANAGDHAQLVAAATLPQVISNVRDWIVGILAGVATLFLTIGGLRYVMAGGDPGEVEKAKGALKSAAVGYILAVLAPALVSVLQGIVGA; from the coding sequence ATGCTGTTCTCCGCAACCCACTCCCCGGCGGCTAATGCCGGGGACCATGCCCAGTTGGTCGCGGCGGCGACGCTGCCGCAGGTCATCTCGAACGTCCGGGACTGGATCGTGGGGATCCTCGCCGGGGTCGCCACGTTGTTCCTCACGATCGGCGGGCTGCGTTACGTGATGGCCGGCGGCGACCCGGGCGAGGTGGAAAAGGCCAAGGGCGCGCTGAAGTCCGCAGCCGTTGGATACATCCTCGCCGTGCTGGCCCCCGCGCTGGTTTCGGTCCTGCAGGGCATCGTCGGCGCCTGA
- a CDS encoding tyrosine-type recombinase/integrase: MTSLTMSSAGSDENLSGQMLFRDYVERTWLPGHVVEAITRQGYTYAMYRHIMPVFGGIRLADITKPMIRQWVADLIANGAQPPTINDLRMLLSAVFTTALEDGLVDVHPCKGVKVPHVPSQPRRIVTPEEFDRICRGIHNPEMQLLVETAVETGLRWGELTELRVSDLTPKTRMLTVSRAVVWLARDFHPTGGHFLVKPYPKGKHYRRFKLSEEITKQLLAHIKALGLRPNDLIFAIRKSTLAKSRPQRPDPASLGLSDPALNGHRHWHGTTTCYANGCRCQHCRNACADYRAERRRQGKDHPRSPRKLDTDGHIPNRWFRSEIWLRAIEDADLGFHVRIHDLRHAHASWLLAGGASLQAVKERLGHTDIATTARYLHTLPDTDQTALDALDKIRRPKLPRDLGALGQR, translated from the coding sequence GTGACAAGCCTGACCATGAGCTCCGCCGGATCAGACGAGAATTTGTCTGGCCAGATGCTGTTCCGCGACTATGTGGAACGCACCTGGCTACCGGGCCACGTCGTGGAAGCCATCACCCGCCAGGGCTACACGTACGCCATGTACCGGCACATCATGCCTGTATTCGGCGGCATCCGCCTGGCCGACATCACCAAGCCGATGATCCGCCAATGGGTAGCCGACCTCATCGCCAACGGCGCACAGCCGCCGACGATCAACGACCTGAGGATGCTGCTCAGCGCTGTGTTCACTACAGCGCTCGAGGACGGCCTCGTCGACGTCCATCCCTGCAAAGGCGTAAAGGTGCCCCACGTGCCTAGTCAGCCCCGGCGCATCGTCACTCCGGAAGAGTTCGACCGCATCTGTCGTGGTATCCATAATCCGGAGATGCAGCTCCTCGTGGAGACCGCCGTGGAGACCGGCCTGCGCTGGGGGGAGCTCACCGAGCTGCGCGTCTCAGACCTGACCCCGAAGACCCGGATGCTCACCGTCAGCCGCGCGGTCGTCTGGCTCGCGCGCGATTTCCACCCAACCGGCGGCCATTTCCTCGTCAAGCCCTACCCCAAAGGCAAGCACTACCGGCGCTTCAAACTCAGCGAGGAGATCACCAAGCAGCTGCTCGCCCACATCAAGGCCCTGGGGCTACGCCCCAACGACCTGATCTTCGCCATCCGCAAATCAACGCTGGCCAAGTCACGCCCGCAGCGCCCCGACCCGGCCAGCCTCGGCCTGAGCGACCCCGCGCTCAACGGCCACCGGCACTGGCACGGCACCACCACCTGCTACGCGAACGGCTGCCGCTGCCAGCACTGCCGCAACGCCTGCGCCGACTACCGCGCCGAACGACGCCGCCAAGGCAAAGACCACCCCCGCAGCCCACGCAAACTCGACACCGACGGCCACATCCCCAACCGCTGGTTCCGCAGCGAAATCTGGCTCCGTGCCATCGAGGACGCCGACCTCGGCTTCCACGTCCGCATCCACGACCTACGCCACGCCCACGCCTCCTGGCTACTCGCCGGCGGCGCAAGCCTGCAAGCCGTGAAAGAACGCCTCGGCCACACCGACATCGCCACCACCGCCAGATACCTACACACCCTGCCCGACACCGACCAGACCGCCCTGGACGCACTCGACAAGATCCGCCGACCCAAACTCCCCCGAGACCTCGGTGCGCTC